Proteins encoded by one window of Salvia splendens isolate huo1 chromosome 7, SspV2, whole genome shotgun sequence:
- the LOC121810552 gene encoding uncharacterized protein LOC121810552 → MNNRNRPAQLRTEDTSSPYFLHPSDNPGTILVPQPLTGSNYATWSRSFTTALLAKNKLVFVDGSILLPARDDLLYQPWIRCNSMVISWLRNSLSPQISSSIMYLDDAYAIWFDLKERFSIGDSARIYQLKQQLMSLSQGSSDVNTYFTNLRIVWDEFKSSQPI, encoded by the coding sequence ATGAACAATCGCAATCGTCCAGCTCAATTACGTACCGAAGATACATCAAGTCCATACTTCCTCCATCCAAGTGATAATCCGGGTACTATCCTTGTTCCACAACCTTTAACTGGATCCAACTATGCAACATGGAGCAGATCATTCACTACTGCGCTCCTTGCCAAAAACAAGCTCGTTTTTGTTGATGGATCCATCCTTCTCCCTGCTCGTGATGATCTCCTATATCAACCATGGATTCGATGTAATAGTATGGTGATCTCATGGCTACGCAACTCGTTATCTCCACAAATTTCTTCGAGCATCATGTATCTGGACGATGCATATGCTATCTGGTTCGATTTGAAAGAACGGTTCTCCATAGGAGATTCAGCTCGAATCTACCAACTCAAACAACAACTCATGTCTCTATCTCAAGGATCATCGGATGTCAATACATACTTCACCAATCTACGCATAGTTTGGGATGAATTCAAGAGCTCGCAACCGATTTAA